The following are from one region of the Prevotella communis genome:
- a CDS encoding smalltalk protein — protein MKNKAVWKFVIQTAISVLSAIATALGVTSCMA, from the coding sequence ATGAAGAACAAAGCAGTATGGAAATTCGTGATTCAGACAGCCATCAGTGTGCTGTCGGCCATCGCAACGGCACTGGGAGTGACTAGTTGTATGGCGTGA
- a CDS encoding HU family DNA-binding protein → MTRLNIRKYINQNKKNAGYQKTYARLVSVDTLDTNDLCRHIQKHGSIFTSDVVKGVIEKFVNCFNELLLEGHKIKLNGLGTFYLSIATKGEADPKEFTASNIKAVRLKFLGDKSKESEYATQILTSQAQFRDVNTLVGGEDNPESGNTESGNNGGGPVNP, encoded by the coding sequence ATGACACGACTGAACATTCGTAAGTACATCAATCAGAACAAGAAGAACGCTGGCTATCAGAAGACCTACGCCCGACTGGTATCCGTCGACACGCTCGACACCAACGACCTCTGCCGACACATCCAGAAGCACGGCTCTATCTTCACTTCCGACGTGGTGAAGGGCGTGATAGAGAAGTTCGTCAACTGCTTCAACGAGCTGCTGCTCGAGGGTCACAAGATCAAGCTCAACGGGCTGGGCACCTTCTACCTCTCTATTGCCACCAAGGGCGAGGCCGACCCTAAGGAGTTCACCGCCTCCAACATCAAGGCCGTGCGCCTGAAGTTCCTCGGCGACAAGTCGAAGGAGAGCGAGTATGCCACCCAGATACTCACCTCGCAGGCACAGTTCCGCGACGTCAACACGCTGGTGGGCGGCGAGGACAACCCTGAGAGCGGAAACACGGAGTCAGGGAACAACGGCGGCGGACCGGTGAATCCCTAA